A stretch of Scylla paramamosain isolate STU-SP2022 unplaced genomic scaffold, ASM3559412v1 Contig72, whole genome shotgun sequence DNA encodes these proteins:
- the LOC135098662 gene encoding uncharacterized protein LOC135098662 isoform X1: MLARRASPSVSHPLPVHPSLSHSTPASPSASQPFSVHSSLSQCIPASPSASQPLSVHFSLSQCIPASPSASQPLPVHPSLSQCIPASPSPPQPLPVHPSLSQSTPASPSASQPIPVHPSLSQSTPASLSPLQPLPVHPSLVQCIPASPSASQPLPVHPNLSQWIPASLSPLQPLPVHHSLFQCIPASPSASETFIPCKNTL, from the exons ATGTTGGCACGCAGGG cctctcccagtgtatcccaccctctcccagtgcatcccagcctctcccattccaccccagcctcccccagtgcatcccagcctttCTCAGTccactccagcctctcccagtgcatcccagcctctcccagtgcatcccagcctctctcagtccaCTTCAGCCtttcccagtgcatcccagcctctcccagtgcatcccagcctctcccagtgcatcccagcctctcccagtgcatcccagcctctcccagtccaccccagcctctcccagtccaccccagcctctcccagtccaccccagcctctccaAGTGCTTCCCAGCCTAtcccagtccaccccagcctctcccagtccaccccagcctctctcagtccactccagcctctcccagtgcatcccagcctcgtccagtgcatcccagcctctcccagtgcatcccagcctctcccagtgcatcccaacctctcccagtggatcccagcctctctcagtccactccagcctctcccagtgcatcacagcctcttccagtgcatcccagcctctcccagtgcatctgAAACATTTATTCCCTGTAAAAACACTTTGTAA
- the LOC135098662 gene encoding coiled-coil domain-containing protein AGAP005037-like isoform X2, producing MLTRPSLSLQNSTDLRLSPEVYNQLRVLQKKAKELRTDVRNLRKTSQANALTMKELLRDTISKITSVLQSNEESLLQGTSDAERARIQREEASYRQDMNKLDKDLCDLELKVEELRNNVINRRLRVNMSDVENMALILSRSRSREEPLKRAVCWTGS from the exons ACCTGCGGCTCTCCCCTGAGGTGTACAACCAGCTGAGGGTGCTGCAGAAGAAGGCTAAGGAACTGCGCACTGACGTCAGGAACCTCCGCAAGACTTCCCAGGCCAATGCTCTTACTATGAAGGAGTTACTTAGGGACACTATCAGCAAGATTAC GTCGGTGCTTCAGTCTAATGAAGAGAGCTTACTGCAAGGCACCTCAGACGCCGAGAGGGCGAGGATACAGCGGGAGGAGGCATCTTACCGGCAGGACATGAACAAGCTGGACAAGGACCTCTG TGACCTGGAGTTGAAAGTGGAGGAACTGCGGAACAACGTAATCAACCGGCGACTCCGTGTCAACATGTCAGATGTGGAAAACATGGCACTTATCCTTTCTAGGTCAAG ATCCCGGGAGGAGCCATTGAAGAGAGCTGTGTGCTGGACGGGATCATGA
- the LOC135098662 gene encoding coiled-coil domain-containing protein AGAP005037-like isoform X3 produces MLTRPSLSLQNSTDLRLSPEVYNQLRVLQKKAKELRTDVRNLRKTSQANALTMKELLRDTISKITSVLQSNEESLLQGTSDAERARIQREEASYRQDMNKLDKDLCDLELKVEELRNNVINRRLRVNMSDVENMALILSRSRWVTEQAVW; encoded by the exons ACCTGCGGCTCTCCCCTGAGGTGTACAACCAGCTGAGGGTGCTGCAGAAGAAGGCTAAGGAACTGCGCACTGACGTCAGGAACCTCCGCAAGACTTCCCAGGCCAATGCTCTTACTATGAAGGAGTTACTTAGGGACACTATCAGCAAGATTAC GTCGGTGCTTCAGTCTAATGAAGAGAGCTTACTGCAAGGCACCTCAGACGCCGAGAGGGCGAGGATACAGCGGGAGGAGGCATCTTACCGGCAGGACATGAACAAGCTGGACAAGGACCTCTG TGACCTGGAGTTGAAAGTGGAGGAACTGCGGAACAACGTAATCAACCGGCGACTCCGTGTCAACATGTCAGATGTGGAAAACATGGCACTTATCCTTTCTAGGTCAAG GTGGGTGACGGAACAAGCAGTGTGGTGA